In Pseudomonadota bacterium, the DNA window AGACGCCGTTCCAGGCTCCAGCTCCTTAAAAGAAATAATCTGGCCCGGATCTTCGGATTCAGTGTGCAGACTGGCCGGGCCATGACAGGTTTCACAACCCTTCATGCCGATTGCCGTCTCTTTCGCCAGAATTCGATCATGGATCGAGCCGCTGAAAGCTGCCGCCAGTTGATCATGGCAGTCAGCACAAGACTCGCTACCGGCAAACTGCGCCCCGTCAACGGGCACCGGCAGTTTGAGAACGCTGGCTCTTTGATTACTCAAAGTAGTACAGGCGGCAAAGCTCATGACCAAGGCCATCAGCAGTCCTGCACCCAGCAGAATCCAATGCTTTCTCATGTTCATAACCTCTCTCTTCCTCCTTCGTTAGAAAAAAAATTCCCGCCCGCTTCGCGAAACAGGCCTGTCCGAAACCGATTTCCCTCCCGGAAATCTTCGGCAGCATACAGCAGGACCCGTCACCTCCTTTCAGAATAAAATTAACTGGAATACATTTTATTTTTTCTCGACCAGCCGCTGCGAACCATACATTATAAATGCATGACAAATACATCTCAGACAGGCGTCACACAGCTGAATATCATTGCAAAAGCTTCCGCTTCGTCATCGGCCGCACCGATTGTATTAAATTATTTTATACCTTCTGTCAATCACTAAAATTAGTCTGATCTTAATCTTGTTGTGAATTTTTTTTCACTACAACATCTTTATATTCAAATATTTACACTACGCTATAGACTCGTCGCCACCAACTGCCGGCCACCCCAAGGGGCTCAAAACACCACTGCAACCGCTTCGCAGTCAAAGGCCGTTCGCTCCTTTCGGGACCGCCATCCCCTGATCATACAAGTCAACCTTTCGCTTGTATTCCCCGTCTATTTTTGCTAAGAGGCTCGTTCGATCTAGCCTCTGGGGTAGTTTTTATAGTCAGCTCGCGGCTTTGCTTCTTCAGGCCAAAGTTCCTTACGTCGCCGCCGCAGCAGCCGGAAAGCCCTGACTCCCGAAACAACCGCAAGCCATCTTCGGAATAGAATAGAAATGACTGGCGACGCCGACCGGGCTTCGAACCGCATTTGAAAACCGCAACCCGACACGCGCAAAAAACGTAAGAGGTGAAAAAGTATGGGTCTAAAAATTATTGTTACGGTCAAGCAGGTACCCGACACCCACAATGTCTCGGGCAGCGCCATGAAAGAGGACGGCACCGTCAATCGCGGAGCCTTACCGACAATTTTCAATCCGGAAGATCTCAACGCCCTGGAAGAAGCCCTGAAAATCAGGGAATCAACCGGTGGTTCCGTCACCTGCCTAACCATGGGGCCACCCAATGCAGTTGAGGTTCTCAAGGAATGTCTTTACCGGGGAGCTGACGATGTCATCCTGATCTCCGATCGGAGATTTGCCGGCGCCGACACTCTGGCCACCTCCTACGCCCTGAAGTGTGCCATCGAAACTATCGGCCGCTACGATCTGATCCTTTGCGGCCGACAGGCCATTGATGGCGACACGGCCCAGGTCGGCCCCCAGATCGCCGAAAAGCTGAACCTGAATCAGCTTACCTGCGTCGCGGAGGTCAAAACCGTCGACCTACAGTCAATCACCGTTACCCGGGAGGTTGAAGACGGATTTGAGATTGTCAAAAGCAAGCTCCCGGTACTGCTCACCATCACCGGAACCGCAAATCAACCCCGGACCGCCAATGCCAAAAAAGTCATGGCCTATAAAAACATCGGTAAGGAGATCTGCAGCACCTCTTACGATGAAAGTTATCTGAGCGCCGAGAGCGGCGCGATTCTGAGCCACATCAAGGAATGGAACGTTGAAACCATCGGCGCCGATCCGCTGCAATGCGGCCTTTCCGGCTCTCCGACCAAAGTTAAGAAGATTCAGAATGTCGTACTGACCGCCGGCGAAAGCCGACAGATCAACAACAGCGATGCCGGCGTCAGAGAGCTGATTCTGGAACTCAGCCGGGATAATATCATCGGATAACCAGCCCTTGAGCAAACAGAATCAAGGTCCCCTGAAAAATGACGGCCGCGACCATCTTGGCAAGCTCTCGCGCGCCAAGATAAAAACTCTATGAAACCAAGGAGTTAATCAGGCATGGACAGCAGAAAAAATGTTATGGTTTTCATTGAATCACGCTCCGGCGCGATTGCCGACGTCAGCCTCGAACTGATCAGCGCGGCCGGCACCCTGGCCCAGGATCTCGGCGGCCGGGTCGAAGCCGTGGCCCTGGGGCACAACATCGAACAGAGCTTGCGCGAACTGGGCCCCTACGGCTGCAAAGAAGTCTACTACATCGACGATCCCCGCCTGGCTCATTTTACCTCGGTGCCTTACGCCAAAAGCGTGATCAGAACAATCCAGACTCACAAACCAGGAGTCGTGCTTTTCGGTGCCACAACCATGGGTCGCGACCTAGCTCCGAGGGTTGCTTCCGCTCTCAGATGCGGCCTGACCGCCGACTGCACCGACCTTAACATCGGTGAGCACCAGATCAAAGACCAGGTTTTTCCCCAGACCCTGCTGCAGATCCGGCCGGCCTTTGGGGGCAATATCGTCGCCACGATTGTCTCACCGGATTCATTCCCCAGTATGGCGACCGTACGTGAAGGGGTCATGAAAATCGGCCGGCCCGATCCTCAATTACAGATTGAGATCACCAGAGAACCCTGCATCCTGGCGGACGATGATTTTCTCACCGAAGTCATCGACGTGGTTCACAAGGTGAAAAAGGTCAATCTCAAGGCCGCCCAGATCATCGTTTCAGCGGGCATGGGCGCCTGCGACCCGGAATCGATCAGACTGGCTGGCGAATTGGCCCGGTCCCTGGGGGGAGAACTCGGCTGCTCCCGCCCGGTGGTTGATGCCGGCATTCTCGACAAGGATCATCAGGTCGGCCAGACCGGCATCACGGTACGCCCCAACCTTTATATTGCCTGCGGAATTTCGGGTCAGATTCAGCATCGCGCCGGCATGTCCGAAGCTAAACGGATTATCGCGATCAACAAGGACCCACAGGCTCCTATTTTTGCCCTCGCGCATTACGCCATTGTGGGCGATGTCAAGGATGTGCTGGCAAAAATGATCAAAGCTTACAAAGAAAAGGTATAGGAGTATTGGTTATGGCCAATTTTTATCGTGACAACGACGACATTCTTTTCCATCTGCGCAGTCTGGATTTAAGCCGGGTCATCGACCTTAAAGAAGACAGCTTCAGTGAACGGGCCGACTTTCCTTACGCTCCCAAAGACCAGACGGATGCCCGTGAAAATTACAATCGGGTGCTTGAAATAGTCGGCGAAATAGCAGGTGATTTCGCCGACCCCAGAGCTCGCGAAGTTGACGAGGAAGGGGCCCGTTTCATTGATGGAGAAGTGATCTATCCCAAAGGAATTCGGGAAGCCGTGGCCCGCATCAATCAGGCCGACCTCGCCGGTTTCACCTCCCCGCGCCGCTATGGCGGCATCAACATGCCGATCACCATTTTTTCCGCCGCGATCGAAATTATCTCCCGGGCCGACGCTTCCCTGATGCTGGTTTTCGGACTGCAGGGCTTAAGCGACACGATCCGCCGATTTGGTTCAGAGGAGCAGAAACAACGCTACCTGCCCCGCTTCGCCAGCGGCGAGATTATGGGCTCGATGGCCCTGACCGAACCCGATTCCGGCTCCGACCTGCAATCAGCCATGCTTCGGGCCCATCAGGATGACGACGGCATCTGGCGCCTGAATGGCGTCAAACGCTTTATCACCAATGGCTGTGGGCAGCTTTCGTTGGTCATGGCCCGCTCGGAAGAGAATTCCAGTAGCGGCCGCGGTCTCTCCCTGTTCATTTACGAACGCGATGATTCCATGAAAATCCGCCGCATCGAACACAAACTCGGAATCACCGGTTCACCCACCTGCGAACTCCAGTTCAACAACGCCCGGGCCGAACTTCTCGGCAAACGCAAACTGGGCCTGGTGAAATATACGATTTACCTGATGAACGGCGCCCGCCTGGCCGTCGCCGCGCAATCTCTCGGCATTGCCGAAGCCGCCTACCGCAAAGCTTATCGTTACGCCAACGATCGCATTCAGTTCAAACAGCCCGTCAGGGATTTCGCCGCCATTTACGAAATGCTGACCGACATGAAGATCAACCTCGAGGCAGCCCGCGCCCTGGTCTACGAAACCTCAGTTATCGTTGACATCAAAGAAGGGATTGAGGAAAGAATCGAAAAACATCCGGAACGCGAAGCTGACCTTAAGGACGACGGCAAACGATACGCTCGCTTCGCCGCGTTGTTCACTCCACTGGCCAAAAGTTGTGCCGCGGAGATGGCCAATAAAGTATGCTATGACGCCATCCAGATTCATGGCGGGGTTGGTTTCACCAAAGAATTTGATGTCGAGCGCCATTATCGAGACGCCCGCATTACCAATATTTACGAAGGTACAACCCAACTCCAGGTCGTCGCGGCGGCAGGGGGCATTATCGCCGGAGTAGTCTCGGAACGCTTGGGTGAATACGAAGAAAATAATGCTTTTGAAAAGCTTGGCGATCTTTTCACCACGATTAAAAAGATGCGCTCTCATCTGGAAATGGCGATCTCCTACATCAAGGAGAAAGGCGGCGGCGCGGTTCAGGAATTTCACGCAAGCCGACTGGTTAACATGGCAACCGCTGTGATAAATGCCTACCTGCTCTGCCGTTGCGCCCTGGTCTCCGAGCGCAAATACAAGGTAGCCAGGATTTTTATCGGCAAAGCCGGAATCAGAGTCCGCGCGACCCTGGATTACATCATGACCGATGACCGCAGCCTGATGGAGGATCACGGCGCCATACTGGACCAGACAGAAAAATTTAGTGGCGACTAAAATCAAAGCATGCCGACAAATAACGCCGGCAATTTTTAATCTTGACAACCGTACAGCATAGATATAGAATACTTGCCTTTTTGTATTCACAACGAGAGCTTCATACTTTCCTTAAAGGATTAACGGGAGAAAACAACCATGGCTGTCCCCAAAAGAAGAACTTCCAAAACCAAAAAGAGACAACGCCGGTCGCACCTGGCTTTAACCGTTCCGCAAGCCGGCAGCTGTCCGAACTGCCAGGCGATTACCGTACAGCACCGGGTATGTGCAACCTGCGGCACCTACAAGGGCGAAAAAATTATTGATGTCGACTGATAACCTTCTCCCTTTTTGTGATTGATGGCCGGCGTTCCCAGATGAAAATAGCTGTTGACGCCATGGGCGGAGATCGAGCCCCGCAGGAAATCGTCGCCGGGGCCGTTGACGCAGCCAGGGAGTTAAATCTGCAGATTGTTCTCGTCGGCATTCAGGACACCGTAGAGAAAGAACTCGAAAAGCACAACATCAGCAACCTCCCGATATTCATCCAGCCGGCGACGGAAGTTGTTGCCATGGATGAATCCCCGGGCAAAGCTATGCGCCGGCGGAAATCTTCGATTGCGGTCGGCCTCAGGCTGGTACGCGACGGTCGGGCCCAGGGTTTTCTCTCTGCCGGCAACTCCGGAGCGGTCATGGCCACGGCCATGGTCATCCTGAAGAAATTAAAGGGAATTGATCGGCCTGCCATTGTCACCTGCCTGCCCACGCTTAAAGACCCGGTTACCATCCTCGATGTCGGCGGCAATGTAGACTGCAGCCCCCTGCATCTGGCTCAATTCGCCATCATGGGCAGTGTCTACGCCCAGAGAGTTCTGGATCGCAACCATCCGAGAATCGGACTGCTTAGCAACGGCGAGGAGGAAGGCAAGGGCAACGAACTGACGCGCGCAACCCATGAGCTGCTGAAAAACAGTCCGCTCAACTATCTAGGAGCCGTGGAAGGACGCGACATCTTCACCGGCGAGGTTGATGTGATCGTTTGCGACGGTTTTGTCGGCAATATTGTTTTGAAAACCGCTGAAGGCCTGGCCTTGGCCGTGACCACCATTCTCCGGGAAGAGCTGAGCGCCAGTCCGATTCGCAAGCTCGGCGCGTGGATCTGCCGGCAGGGGCTGCGTCGCCTAAAACAAAGAGTTGATTATGCCGAGTACGGAGGGGCGCCCCTGCTGGGAATCAACGGCAACTGTTTTATCGCCCACGGCTCTTCCTGCCGCAAGGCTCTAAAAAACGGTATTCGCTTATGCGCAGAATTCTCCGAGCAGAGGGTTAACGACTATCTCCTTAACGAATTAGACAAAAACCATGAAATTCAGAGCTTGCTGCCGAAGAAAAAACTTTGGAAACAAATCAAGGAACGCATCATCATCACCAAGGACGCGGATACAGATGCGGGCGACAACCTCGAAGGCTGAGTCACAGGTTCCTAACCAACTTACACAAGCGCCGTCCCTCCTGAATCGAAGAGCGCCACATACCAGAATTGATTAATTTATTTTGTTTTCATTGACATTGATCAGGCAAAACTTCTATAGTAAACGGTACTATTCAGTCATCATCTGCAGACCTACTTAAGCGAGTTCAAATAACTGGTTTTCGCGACCGGGCCGCAAAAATATTTCCCCAAAAGACACGACGGCGGCCGGCCGGCCACGTAGCGGCGCGGGAAAGCGTAACTGCCGGCTGAATTTCAAAATAGATCTGCAGTAATTTTCCAGAGGAGATTTACGGTGAGCAGCCAAGCAAAAAGTGCCTTTATTTTCCCCGGCCAAGGCTCACAGCACATTGGCATGGGGAAAGAGCTCTATGACTGTTTCTCTGAAGCTCGCGAAACCTTTGCCGAAGCCAGTGAAGCCTTAGGGGAAGATTTGAGCCGACTCTGTTTTTCCGGATCACCGGAAGAGCTCAACCAGACCGCCAATACGCAACCCGCCATTTTGACCGTCAGTGTGGCCGCCTACCGCGTACTTAAACGTAATCTCAACATTGAGCCGGTCTTGACTGCGGGCCACAGTCTGGGAGAATATTCGGCCCTGGTCGCGGCCAAGGCCATCTCATTTTTCGACGCCGTGCGCATAGTTCGAGCCCGGGGAAAATTCATGCAGAACGCAGTCCCCGCCGGACTCGGAACGATGGCGGCGATCATGGGCATGCCGAATCAGCAGGTTGTCGATATCTGTAATCGCGCCAGCTGTCGTAAAAACCGTTTGATTGTCGAACCGGCTAATTTTAACTGCCCCGGTCAGATTGTCATCTCCGGCCATACTCAGGCCATTTCCACGGCTGGCGAGCAAGCTCAGCAGGCTGGGGCCAGCCGCGTGGTCAAATTGCCGGTCAGCGCCCCCTTTCATTGTTCCCTGATGCGGCCGGCGGCTGAAAAGCTGGCTGAACATTTCGCCGACGTCAAGGTCAGCGAACCGGAAATTCCCATCATTTCAAATGTCGACGCCGAAACCAACTATCATGCCGGCACGGTCCGTGACCTGTTGATTCAGCAGGTCAGCAGCGCGGTTCGCTGGGAGGAATCCATGCAGCTGGCGGTCCGCCAGGGGGTCAGCCAGATGATCGAGATCGGTCCCGGGCGAGTCCTCTCAGGGCTGCTGCGACGGATTAACCGCAACGTACAACCTTTTAATGTGGGCTGCCCGCAAGATCTTGAACGGGTAGCTGAAAGCTATGCCCAATGATCCAGACCGATCCTTTTCATTTCACTGACAAAGTCGCCCTGGTAACCGGGGGCAGTCGCGGCATCGGCCGGGAACTGACGGAAAGGTTGGCCCAGCAGGGGGCGATAGTTCATTTCTGCGGCACCAATCCCGAATCGGGCAACACAACCGCCGAACAACTCAACCGCGCGCTGTCCGGATCCGGCAAGGCGATCTTCCATGAAGCCAATGTCGCCCAGTCGCATGACTGCAACAAAATGGTTGCCGATATCCTGCAAACCAGCGGCAAGATTGATTTCCTGATCAATAATGCCGGCATCACTCGCGACAATCTGCTGATGCGCATGAAAGAAAGTGACTGGGATGAAGTCATGGCCGTTAACCTCAAGGGCTGTTTTAATTGCTGCAAGGCGGTCTCCCGCAGCATGCTCAAAAACCGTTACGGTCGCATTCTCTTTATATCTTCCGTAATCGGTTTAATGGGGAACAGCGGCCAAGCCAATTATGCCGCCGCCAAGGCCGGAATCATTGGCTTCGGCCGAAGTCTAGCCCGGGAATTGGCCTCCAGAAACATTACCAGCAACATCATCGCTCCGGGCTATATTCAGACTGAAATGACCGACGCCCTCGCCCCGCAGGCTCGCGAGAATATCAGCGCCCTGATCCCCGCTGGCCGCCTGGGCACCGTCATGGATATCGGTAACGCCGCTCTTTTTCTGCTCTCGCCTCTGGCGGACTATATAACCGGCCAGGTTCTGCAGGTCGACGGGGGCATGCTCATGGCTTAAACCGGATCAGCTCCGGAAAAGATAACTCAATTTTGAAAAAAAATGTTTCGACTTTCAACGCCTGAGGCTGACAGAACAAGACTGTCCAGCCGATCATAAATGTCAAAAAGGAGAATCCGACATGTCCATCGAACTAAAAATTAAAGAAATTATCGCCGAAAAGCTGGGGCTCAAAGACGCCAATGAAATCAATAACGATGCTTCCTTTATTGATGATCTGGGGGCCGACTCCCTGGATACGGTTGAGTTGGTGATGGCTTTCGAAGAAGAGTATGGCATTGAAATTTCTGATGAAGAAGCCGAGAAAATCAGAACCGTTCAGAACGCCATTGATTTTGTCAAACAACACACCAGCTGATAACCAACCCCTTACCTCTGGTTGCGCCGAAAGGTGCCCGTGAAACGCCTCCACTGATCTCAGGGAGGCGTTTTTTTCTTTACAATTAGACTAAGAGCCTATAGAAAGTACCACTTAAAAAAATTGCGGTGACGATATTGGCCCGCCACGACAAAAAGTATATCTGAAAAAAGGTCCGTTCTTTCCCACCCGTGCCCTATAAATCGGCCCGGCAGGAGATTAACCAGCAACCTTTGGAGATTGAGGTTAGAAAGTGAAACGCAGAGTCGTCATAACCGGGGTCGGCCTGGTGACCCCTCTGGGAACCGGAGTTGAGAAAAACTGGCAGCGTCTGCTGGCAGGAGAGTCAGGCATCAGCCCAATCAGATATTTCGATGCGGAGAAATTCGCCACCCGCATTGCCGGGCAGGTGACTGACTTTGAAGTCACGGATTTCATTGACAGCAAAGAAGCAAAAAAGATGGATGCCTTCATCCATTTCGCCATGGCGGCCGCCGATATGGCAATGAGCATGGCCAGGCTTGAAGTCACTCCATCCCTGAGTCCTCGTTTCGGGGTTGCCGTCGGCGCCGGCCTGGGAGGGCTGCCCTCTCTTGAGTATTACCATAAGGTTCTACTCGAAAAAGGACCTCGGCGTATTTCACCGTTTTTTATCCCGATGATGATCGCCAACCTGGCTCCCGGCAATATTGCTATTCGCTATCAGGCCAAAGGTCCCAATCTTTCCGTGGTGACCGCCTGCGCTACCGGCACTCATTCGATCGGCGAAGGCATGAAAGTCATTCAACGCAAT includes these proteins:
- a CDS encoding electron transfer flavoprotein beta subunit/FixA family protein, translating into MGLKIIVTVKQVPDTHNVSGSAMKEDGTVNRGALPTIFNPEDLNALEEALKIRESTGGSVTCLTMGPPNAVEVLKECLYRGADDVILISDRRFAGADTLATSYALKCAIETIGRYDLILCGRQAIDGDTAQVGPQIAEKLNLNQLTCVAEVKTVDLQSITVTREVEDGFEIVKSKLPVLLTITGTANQPRTANAKKVMAYKNIGKEICSTSYDESYLSAESGAILSHIKEWNVETIGADPLQCGLSGSPTKVKKIQNVVLTAGESRQINNSDAGVRELILELSRDNIIG
- a CDS encoding electron transfer flavoprotein subunit alpha/FixB family protein, whose product is MDSRKNVMVFIESRSGAIADVSLELISAAGTLAQDLGGRVEAVALGHNIEQSLRELGPYGCKEVYYIDDPRLAHFTSVPYAKSVIRTIQTHKPGVVLFGATTMGRDLAPRVASALRCGLTADCTDLNIGEHQIKDQVFPQTLLQIRPAFGGNIVATIVSPDSFPSMATVREGVMKIGRPDPQLQIEITREPCILADDDFLTEVIDVVHKVKKVNLKAAQIIVSAGMGACDPESIRLAGELARSLGGELGCSRPVVDAGILDKDHQVGQTGITVRPNLYIACGISGQIQHRAGMSEAKRIIAINKDPQAPIFALAHYAIVGDVKDVLAKMIKAYKEKV
- a CDS encoding acyl-CoA dehydrogenase, translated to MANFYRDNDDILFHLRSLDLSRVIDLKEDSFSERADFPYAPKDQTDARENYNRVLEIVGEIAGDFADPRAREVDEEGARFIDGEVIYPKGIREAVARINQADLAGFTSPRRYGGINMPITIFSAAIEIISRADASLMLVFGLQGLSDTIRRFGSEEQKQRYLPRFASGEIMGSMALTEPDSGSDLQSAMLRAHQDDDGIWRLNGVKRFITNGCGQLSLVMARSEENSSSGRGLSLFIYERDDSMKIRRIEHKLGITGSPTCELQFNNARAELLGKRKLGLVKYTIYLMNGARLAVAAQSLGIAEAAYRKAYRYANDRIQFKQPVRDFAAIYEMLTDMKINLEAARALVYETSVIVDIKEGIEERIEKHPEREADLKDDGKRYARFAALFTPLAKSCAAEMANKVCYDAIQIHGGVGFTKEFDVERHYRDARITNIYEGTTQLQVVAAAGGIIAGVVSERLGEYEENNAFEKLGDLFTTIKKMRSHLEMAISYIKEKGGGAVQEFHASRLVNMATAVINAYLLCRCALVSERKYKVARIFIGKAGIRVRATLDYIMTDDRSLMEDHGAILDQTEKFSGD
- a CDS encoding 50S ribosomal protein L32, with the protein product MAVPKRRTSKTKKRQRRSHLALTVPQAGSCPNCQAITVQHRVCATCGTYKGEKIIDVD
- the plsX gene encoding phosphate acyltransferase PlsX, with the translated sequence MKIAVDAMGGDRAPQEIVAGAVDAARELNLQIVLVGIQDTVEKELEKHNISNLPIFIQPATEVVAMDESPGKAMRRRKSSIAVGLRLVRDGRAQGFLSAGNSGAVMATAMVILKKLKGIDRPAIVTCLPTLKDPVTILDVGGNVDCSPLHLAQFAIMGSVYAQRVLDRNHPRIGLLSNGEEEGKGNELTRATHELLKNSPLNYLGAVEGRDIFTGEVDVIVCDGFVGNIVLKTAEGLALAVTTILREELSASPIRKLGAWICRQGLRRLKQRVDYAEYGGAPLLGINGNCFIAHGSSCRKALKNGIRLCAEFSEQRVNDYLLNELDKNHEIQSLLPKKKLWKQIKERIIITKDADTDAGDNLEG
- the fabD gene encoding [acyl-carrier-protein] S-malonyltransferase, with amino-acid sequence MGKELYDCFSEARETFAEASEALGEDLSRLCFSGSPEELNQTANTQPAILTVSVAAYRVLKRNLNIEPVLTAGHSLGEYSALVAAKAISFFDAVRIVRARGKFMQNAVPAGLGTMAAIMGMPNQQVVDICNRASCRKNRLIVEPANFNCPGQIVISGHTQAISTAGEQAQQAGASRVVKLPVSAPFHCSLMRPAAEKLAEHFADVKVSEPEIPIISNVDAETNYHAGTVRDLLIQQVSSAVRWEESMQLAVRQGVSQMIEIGPGRVLSGLLRRINRNVQPFNVGCPQDLERVAESYAQ
- the fabG gene encoding 3-oxoacyl-[acyl-carrier-protein] reductase, which translates into the protein MIQTDPFHFTDKVALVTGGSRGIGRELTERLAQQGAIVHFCGTNPESGNTTAEQLNRALSGSGKAIFHEANVAQSHDCNKMVADILQTSGKIDFLINNAGITRDNLLMRMKESDWDEVMAVNLKGCFNCCKAVSRSMLKNRYGRILFISSVIGLMGNSGQANYAAAKAGIIGFGRSLARELASRNITSNIIAPGYIQTEMTDALAPQARENISALIPAGRLGTVMDIGNAALFLLSPLADYITGQVLQVDGGMLMA
- a CDS encoding acyl carrier protein — its product is MSIELKIKEIIAEKLGLKDANEINNDASFIDDLGADSLDTVELVMAFEEEYGIEISDEEAEKIRTVQNAIDFVKQHTS